A DNA window from Mycolicibacter terrae contains the following coding sequences:
- a CDS encoding McrC family protein, whose product MTSPALTLTEGGAPQTVELTGSEYRAFQQLGLVTVTPTLDAGRYEVTAGRKVGAVTVGERQLVVRPKITDLNRLLFLIGYAKDQRIWRDDQVDLIGANELLPGIAEAFSRLASRAVELGVLQGYRTIRDTLPVLRGRLLAGEQMTRLYGLPVPVAVEYDDFTVDVAENQLLLAAALRLLSVQRISEMARRRLQRLRQTLADVSMLSRGAALPRWQPSRLNTRYHSALRLAEIVLASESFEHHVGNLRVTGYMFDMWRIFEDFVTTALREALRTIGGRSVSQASLRLDVAQRVDMRPDLLWYRHGVPCAVVDAKYKAERPEGFPNADLYQMLAYCTVLGLPEGHLVYAKGNEPVQTHTVQRAGVTIYCHALDLALPPALLMRQVDELTALVTAGAAPSELGKG is encoded by the coding sequence ATGACGTCACCGGCGCTGACCCTTACTGAGGGCGGAGCTCCGCAGACCGTCGAGCTGACGGGGAGCGAGTACCGGGCGTTCCAGCAGCTCGGTCTGGTCACGGTGACCCCGACACTTGATGCCGGCCGCTACGAGGTCACCGCCGGCCGCAAGGTTGGTGCGGTCACGGTGGGGGAGCGTCAACTCGTCGTCCGTCCCAAGATCACCGACTTGAACCGGCTGTTGTTCTTGATCGGCTATGCCAAAGATCAGCGGATTTGGCGTGACGATCAGGTCGATCTCATCGGCGCCAACGAACTGCTGCCCGGCATCGCCGAGGCATTCAGCCGGCTGGCGTCACGCGCCGTAGAGCTGGGTGTGCTGCAGGGTTACCGGACGATCCGCGACACGCTGCCGGTGCTGCGCGGCCGGTTGCTCGCCGGTGAGCAGATGACCCGGCTCTATGGGCTGCCGGTGCCGGTTGCGGTGGAATATGACGACTTCACCGTCGACGTCGCCGAAAACCAGCTCCTGCTTGCCGCAGCGCTGCGCCTGCTGAGCGTGCAGCGGATCAGCGAGATGGCCAGGCGGCGGTTGCAGCGGCTGCGGCAGACTCTTGCCGACGTGTCGATGCTGTCTCGCGGCGCCGCGCTTCCGCGCTGGCAGCCGAGCCGGCTCAACACCCGCTATCACTCAGCGCTGCGGCTTGCCGAGATTGTACTGGCGTCAGAGTCATTCGAACATCACGTCGGTAACCTTCGGGTAACCGGATACATGTTCGACATGTGGCGGATCTTCGAAGACTTTGTGACGACTGCGCTGCGTGAGGCATTGCGGACGATCGGTGGTCGCAGTGTTTCCCAGGCGTCGCTGCGCCTGGACGTAGCCCAGCGAGTCGATATGCGCCCAGACCTCCTGTGGTATCGCCACGGCGTGCCGTGTGCGGTGGTCGACGCCAAGTACAAGGCCGAAAGGCCCGAGGGCTTTCCGAACGCGGACCTATACCAAATGTTGGCGTACTGCACCGTGCTCGGTCTGCCGGAGGGGCATTTGGTTTATGCCAAGGGCAACGAACCGGTTCAGACGCACACCGTGCAGCGGGCTGGGGTCACGATTTACTGTCATGCCCTCGACCTGGCCTTGCCGCCGGCGCTTCTGATGCGGCAGGTCGATGAGTTAACGGCGCTCGTCACTGCTGGCGCGGCCCCGTCGGAGTTGGGGAAGGGCTAA
- a CDS encoding McrB family protein: MSDVEVGTFAREAAVGVEKIGRRIIDSGLGKDDSLLTPGEPTWTMANLDALTRDYVDRPDTGPGGFFEKLKIQLADSSPAVVQLFAELLILNMLPIRNVNGTLKVKQVDNVLGMSSAPVTLPADVEAALEGGGVFNGGQAFTTYRWAQIVYLIQLARHFKSLPEQRLVDALAEPLIFREEVNAVPTGQAAQRQSLLYLAFPHFYLPIVKTEHRILLRDRLAGKYLATPTGDLDSDIAEIYEAITEAEGGHIDLYEKPWIERWLKKPELPARHAWKVQGAGVKGQDMVPIWRRKGTVSLAASLLRPVDTDVSRDELKAFVDEDYRSSGYAQRQEKFDEFFAFLTRMHPQDVVVTVSQGKVYFGITTGEAEFVNSSDGRSNLRRPVKWYDSALPLAELPSEVSARLGAQGEVLDLSQHLDTLIALAERRRPPAGAAAMHLPDATAELARRLYVPQVWLQECVELLRDRPQLIFYGPPGTGKTYIAQELARHLATESNVKIVQFHPAYSYEDFFEGYRPTGRGGEQVGFALKPGPLRSLVDRANENPEAVYVLIIDEINRGNLAKIFGELYFLLEYRDKSIDLLYSSDDTEPFMLPKNIVILGTMNTADRSIALVDAAMRRRFAFLPLHPSEEPTNEILRNWLADKGHPAQVADYLDELNARIEDADFKIGPSYFMRPAVYDADGRGLERVWRTAILPLLEEHHYGDRALDVRARYGLSAIQAAVEARRTGVWAGAAPVEESGNDVTGADPY; encoded by the coding sequence ATGAGCGACGTCGAGGTCGGGACGTTCGCCCGCGAGGCCGCGGTCGGCGTCGAGAAGATCGGGCGGCGGATCATCGACTCCGGTCTGGGCAAGGACGATTCGTTGCTCACTCCCGGCGAGCCGACTTGGACGATGGCGAACCTGGATGCACTCACCCGCGATTACGTCGACCGGCCGGACACTGGCCCCGGTGGGTTTTTCGAGAAACTGAAGATCCAGCTGGCGGATTCGTCACCGGCCGTCGTGCAGTTGTTCGCCGAGCTGCTGATCCTCAACATGCTTCCCATCAGGAACGTCAACGGCACGCTGAAGGTCAAACAGGTCGACAATGTGCTGGGCATGAGCAGTGCTCCAGTGACATTGCCGGCGGATGTTGAGGCCGCACTTGAGGGTGGCGGCGTATTCAACGGCGGCCAGGCTTTCACCACCTATCGCTGGGCGCAGATCGTCTACCTCATCCAGTTGGCGCGCCACTTCAAATCACTACCCGAGCAGCGGCTGGTCGACGCGCTGGCTGAGCCACTTATATTCCGCGAGGAGGTCAACGCCGTCCCGACCGGCCAGGCCGCTCAGCGCCAATCTCTGCTGTACCTGGCGTTCCCGCACTTCTACCTGCCGATCGTCAAGACCGAACACCGCATTCTGCTGCGCGACCGACTGGCCGGAAAGTATCTTGCAACGCCAACCGGCGACCTCGATAGCGACATCGCCGAAATCTACGAAGCCATTACCGAGGCCGAGGGCGGTCACATCGACCTCTACGAGAAGCCTTGGATCGAGCGCTGGCTAAAGAAGCCCGAGCTGCCCGCCCGGCACGCCTGGAAGGTGCAAGGCGCAGGCGTCAAAGGCCAAGACATGGTGCCGATCTGGCGGCGCAAGGGCACCGTCTCGCTGGCCGCCAGCCTGCTGCGGCCCGTCGATACCGATGTGAGTCGAGACGAACTGAAAGCCTTCGTCGACGAGGACTACCGCTCATCCGGCTACGCGCAGCGGCAGGAGAAGTTCGACGAGTTCTTCGCCTTCCTCACCCGCATGCACCCACAGGACGTTGTCGTCACCGTCAGCCAGGGCAAGGTGTACTTCGGGATCACCACCGGCGAAGCCGAATTCGTGAACAGCAGCGACGGACGGTCAAACCTGCGCCGACCGGTGAAGTGGTATGACAGCGCGCTGCCGCTGGCAGAGCTGCCCAGCGAGGTATCAGCGCGGCTGGGGGCGCAAGGTGAGGTGCTCGACCTCAGCCAGCACCTCGACACCCTCATCGCACTCGCCGAACGCCGACGTCCACCCGCTGGTGCCGCCGCGATGCACTTGCCGGATGCCACCGCCGAACTGGCCCGACGCCTCTACGTGCCGCAGGTGTGGCTGCAGGAGTGTGTCGAGCTGCTGCGGGACCGTCCACAGCTGATCTTCTACGGCCCGCCCGGAACCGGAAAGACCTACATCGCCCAAGAACTCGCCCGCCATCTGGCCACCGAGTCGAACGTCAAGATCGTCCAATTCCACCCGGCCTACTCCTACGAGGACTTCTTCGAGGGATACCGCCCGACCGGGCGGGGCGGTGAACAGGTCGGCTTCGCACTCAAACCCGGCCCACTGCGTTCCCTGGTCGACCGGGCCAACGAGAACCCCGAAGCTGTCTACGTGCTGATCATCGACGAGATTAACCGCGGCAACCTCGCCAAGATCTTCGGCGAGCTGTACTTCCTACTGGAGTACCGCGACAAGTCGATCGACCTGCTGTACTCCTCCGATGACACCGAACCGTTCATGTTGCCGAAGAATATCGTCATCCTCGGCACGATGAACACTGCCGACCGCTCCATCGCGCTGGTCGACGCCGCCATGCGCCGCCGGTTCGCCTTCCTGCCGCTGCATCCGTCGGAGGAACCCACCAACGAGATTCTCCGCAACTGGCTGGCCGACAAGGGCCACCCCGCGCAGGTCGCCGACTATCTCGACGAGCTCAACGCCCGCATCGAGGATGCAGACTTCAAAATCGGGCCGTCCTACTTCATGCGGCCGGCGGTCTACGACGCTGATGGCCGTGGGTTGGAACGGGTGTGGCGTACCGCGATCCTGCCGCTGCTGGAAGAACACCACTACGGCGACCGCGCACTTGATGTCCGAGCCCGCTATGGCCTTTCGGCCATCCAGGCCGCGGTGGAGGCCAGGCGCACCGGCGTGTGGGCCGGGGCCGCCCCGGTAGAGGAATCCGGCAATGACGTCACCGGCGCTGACCCTTACTGA
- a CDS encoding Eco57I restriction-modification methylase domain-containing protein has product MSSGASAFVGVRIQGGLLPADLLARLANRPDVPGMTSKDYHLAAGESVSDAANRVWAYLRGAWTAYREALAALPEDDRATALTRERFSMVLLDQLGYGRVPTTGKGGITLGEHSFPISHLWESVPIHLLGRVPLDTRTKGMAGAAGASPQSMVQELLNRSDEHLWALLANDTTLRLLRDSTSLVGSAYVEFDLEAIFDGDLFADFLLLYTLCQQSRLEIRDPEIGPASCWLEHWRQDALDTGSRALNLLRDGVVDALQTLGTGFLTHPDNAALRQRLVDGTLTVRDAHEALLRVVYRLLFTFVAEDRGVLLDPAADPTARQRYLDYFSTDRLRRISRRRRGGRYGDRWQALILVWCGLGDENGLPELGLPGIGGLFDHGELDFLTDCELSNAALQAAVHSLSLVREPGSGLLRVVDYRNLGAEELGSIYEALLEFIPSWDPAAKTYQLSVASGNQRKDTGSYYTPTSLVESLLDTALDPVLDDAQKSDNPQEALLNLTVCDPACGSGHFLVGAARRIAKRLAHLRTGDPEPAPAAVRSAMRDVVARCIYGVDVNPLAAELAKVSLWMETLEPGLPLAFLDAQIKVGHALAGATPKLLADGLPDEAFKPIEGDDKKIAAALAKQNKVERSAQDSLFDIDITAATTALGEEVQQVVSAPVLSLADVHVQRQRWRAYTQSDAYQHQHLAADTWCAAFVWPKHAGAPAAPTHRSIAALADGQDSLNEASRAEVARLTAEYRFFHWHLEFPHLFPAQASGDDTVNPATGWAGGFSAVITNPPWERVKLQEQEFFAARDPDIATAPTAAARKKLIKELPTTNPTLHAAFTAEKRRAEGISHFMRNSGRYPLTGRGDINTYSVFAETDRNLLAGTGRLGVILPTGIATDVTTQYFFKDLVEHGSIASLYDFENRKPLFEAVDSRFKFCLLTLVGRDEREPAADFAFFAHDPTDLQRPNVRFALSPEELTVLNPNTGTCPVFRSRRDAEITLGIYRRVPILVREGDPDGNPWGISFMRMFDMSNDSHLFHSREELEVDGWVLNGNVFERGENRMLPLYEAKMIHHYDHRWATYERDGTVRDVTLAEKQDPAFVVMPRYWVDKREVDAKLAGRRPEPLIGYRWVARSTDARTLIATALPMVAAGNSLPLLLSSLPLIPLAAILASFVVDYACRQKLGGANLTFSTFEQLPAIDPDALCRTGDWHEGTPLEWIDGRLELLNETADKQSASELRAELDAAFFHLYGIDRGDADYIMETFPIVKRKDIAEHGEYRTKKLILEVYDAMAEAERTGVPYTSPLDDPNMKSKTGAR; this is encoded by the coding sequence ATGAGCAGCGGTGCAAGCGCATTCGTCGGGGTGCGCATCCAGGGCGGGCTGCTGCCGGCCGACCTGCTGGCCCGGCTGGCAAACCGGCCCGACGTGCCTGGAATGACGTCCAAGGACTACCACCTGGCCGCCGGGGAATCGGTGTCGGATGCGGCCAACCGGGTCTGGGCGTACCTGCGCGGGGCGTGGACCGCCTACCGGGAGGCACTGGCCGCGCTGCCCGAGGACGACCGGGCCACCGCGCTGACCCGGGAACGGTTCAGCATGGTGCTGCTCGACCAGCTCGGCTACGGCCGGGTACCCACCACCGGCAAGGGCGGAATCACGTTGGGGGAGCACAGCTTCCCGATCTCGCACCTGTGGGAATCGGTCCCGATCCATCTGCTCGGCCGGGTGCCGCTGGACACCCGCACCAAAGGGATGGCCGGCGCTGCTGGCGCCTCACCGCAGTCGATGGTCCAAGAACTGCTCAACCGCTCCGATGAGCACTTGTGGGCGCTGCTGGCCAACGACACCACGCTGCGGTTGCTGCGCGACTCCACCTCGTTGGTCGGGTCGGCCTACGTCGAATTCGACCTGGAGGCGATCTTCGACGGGGATCTGTTCGCCGACTTCCTGCTGCTGTACACGCTGTGCCAGCAGTCGAGGCTGGAGATCCGCGACCCGGAGATCGGTCCAGCCTCCTGCTGGCTGGAACACTGGCGCCAAGACGCCCTCGACACCGGCTCGCGTGCCCTGAACCTACTGCGCGACGGTGTCGTCGACGCACTGCAAACGCTCGGCACCGGATTCCTTACCCACCCCGACAACGCCGCACTGCGCCAGCGGCTAGTCGACGGCACCCTGACCGTGCGCGACGCCCACGAAGCCTTGCTGCGGGTGGTTTACCGGCTGCTGTTCACCTTCGTCGCCGAAGACCGCGGCGTGCTTCTTGACCCGGCCGCCGACCCGACCGCGCGGCAACGCTACCTGGACTACTTCTCTACCGACCGGCTGCGGCGCATCTCCCGGCGCCGCCGCGGCGGCCGCTACGGCGACCGGTGGCAGGCCCTGATCCTGGTGTGGTGCGGCCTGGGTGACGAGAACGGGCTGCCCGAACTTGGCCTGCCCGGCATCGGCGGCCTGTTTGATCACGGCGAGCTGGACTTTCTGACCGACTGCGAGCTGAGCAACGCCGCCCTGCAAGCAGCGGTGCACTCCCTGTCGCTGGTGCGCGAACCTGGCTCGGGGCTGCTGCGGGTGGTCGACTACCGCAACCTTGGCGCGGAGGAACTCGGCAGCATCTACGAGGCGCTGCTGGAGTTTATTCCCTCCTGGGATCCGGCCGCCAAGACCTATCAGCTGTCGGTGGCCTCCGGTAACCAGCGCAAGGACACCGGTTCCTACTACACCCCGACCTCGCTGGTGGAGTCCCTGCTGGACACCGCACTGGATCCGGTGCTCGATGATGCCCAGAAATCCGACAATCCGCAGGAAGCCCTGTTGAACCTCACCGTCTGTGATCCAGCGTGTGGCAGCGGACATTTCCTGGTGGGGGCGGCCCGGCGCATCGCCAAACGGCTGGCGCACCTGCGTACCGGCGACCCCGAACCGGCACCGGCGGCAGTGCGCTCGGCAATGCGCGATGTGGTGGCCCGCTGCATCTACGGGGTCGACGTCAACCCGCTGGCCGCCGAGCTGGCCAAGGTGTCGCTGTGGATGGAAACCCTCGAACCCGGCCTGCCGCTGGCCTTCCTCGACGCGCAGATCAAGGTTGGCCATGCCCTGGCTGGCGCCACCCCGAAACTGCTCGCCGACGGCCTGCCCGATGAGGCGTTCAAACCCATCGAAGGCGACGACAAGAAGATCGCGGCGGCACTGGCCAAACAGAACAAGGTCGAGCGCAGCGCGCAGGACAGCCTGTTCGACATCGACATCACCGCCGCCACCACCGCCCTCGGCGAGGAAGTTCAGCAGGTGGTGTCCGCCCCGGTGCTCTCCTTGGCCGACGTTCACGTGCAGCGTCAACGCTGGCGCGCCTACACCCAATCCGATGCATACCAGCACCAACACCTGGCGGCTGACACCTGGTGCGCGGCCTTCGTCTGGCCCAAACACGCCGGTGCACCGGCCGCGCCCACCCACCGCAGCATCGCCGCGCTCGCCGACGGTCAGGACTCGCTCAACGAGGCGTCTCGCGCCGAGGTGGCCCGGCTGACCGCCGAATATCGGTTCTTCCACTGGCACCTTGAGTTCCCGCACCTGTTTCCCGCCCAGGCCAGTGGCGACGACACGGTGAATCCTGCAACCGGCTGGGCCGGTGGATTCTCGGCAGTCATCACCAACCCACCTTGGGAACGGGTCAAACTGCAGGAACAGGAGTTCTTCGCTGCCCGCGACCCCGACATCGCCACCGCGCCCACCGCCGCGGCCCGCAAGAAACTGATCAAAGAACTGCCGACCACGAACCCGACCCTGCACGCGGCGTTCACCGCGGAGAAGCGGCGCGCGGAGGGCATCTCGCATTTCATGCGCAACTCCGGCCGGTATCCCCTGACCGGACGTGGCGACATCAACACCTATTCGGTGTTCGCCGAAACCGACCGCAACCTGCTGGCCGGAACCGGGCGACTCGGGGTGATCCTGCCTACCGGCATCGCCACCGACGTCACCACCCAGTACTTCTTCAAAGACCTCGTCGAACACGGCTCAATCGCCAGCCTCTACGACTTCGAAAACCGCAAGCCGCTTTTTGAGGCGGTGGATAGCCGCTTCAAGTTCTGCCTGCTGACCCTGGTCGGGCGCGACGAGCGGGAGCCGGCCGCCGATTTTGCGTTCTTCGCCCACGACCCCACCGACCTGCAGCGGCCGAACGTCCGCTTCGCGTTGAGCCCAGAAGAGCTCACTGTGCTCAATCCCAACACCGGCACCTGCCCGGTGTTCCGCAGCCGGCGCGACGCCGAGATCACCCTCGGGATCTACCGGCGGGTGCCGATCCTCGTCCGTGAAGGCGATCCTGATGGAAACCCTTGGGGTATCAGCTTCATGCGGATGTTCGACATGTCCAATGACTCGCACCTGTTCCACTCCCGCGAGGAGTTGGAGGTCGACGGGTGGGTGCTCAACGGCAATGTGTTTGAACGCGGCGAGAACCGGATGCTGCCGCTGTACGAGGCGAAGATGATCCACCACTACGACCACCGCTGGGCCACCTATGAACGCGACGGAACCGTCCGAGATGTCACGCTGGCGGAGAAGCAGGACCCGGCCTTCGTTGTCATGCCTCGGTATTGGGTAGACAAGCGGGAGGTGGACGCAAAGCTGGCGGGTCGTAGGCCTGAACCGCTAATCGGCTATCGATGGGTCGCGCGGTCGACAGATGCACGCACACTCATTGCGACTGCGCTGCCGATGGTGGCAGCCGGAAATAGCCTTCCGTTGTTGCTCTCGTCGCTACCGTTGATACCGCTCGCGGCAATTCTCGCGAGCTTTGTCGTTGACTATGCGTGTCGCCAGAAACTTGGGGGCGCGAACCTGACGTTCTCTACTTTCGAGCAATTGCCAGCGATCGATCCAGATGCGTTGTGCCGTACTGGTGACTGGCATGAGGGGACGCCGCTGGAGTGGATCGATGGTCGGTTAGAGCTGCTGAATGAAACGGCTGATAAGCAGAGTGCGAGTGAGCTACGCGCTGAACTCGACGCCGCTTTCTTCCACCTCTACGGCATCGACCGTGGCGACGCCGACTACATCATGGAGACCTTCCCGATCGTCAAGCGCAAGGACATCGCCGAGCACGGCGAGTACCGCACCAAGAAATTGATCCTGGAGGTTTACGACGCGATGGCCGAAGCCGAGCGCACCGGAGTGCCGTACACGTCGCCGCTAGACGATCCGAACATGAAGAGTAAGACAGGTGCGCGATGA
- a CDS encoding helicase-related protein: MGFAPGNLVTARGREWVVLPESTDDFLVLRPIGGIDDDIAGVLLSEGVNPASFPPPQPDDLGDHLSASLLRSALRIGFRSTAGPFRSLASIAVEPRAYQLVPLMMALRQNVVRLLIADDVGIGKTIEAGLVATELLKVGDARGLAVLCSPALAEQWQSELRGKFGLEAELVLPSTVRRLERGRIGAESIFERYPITVVSTDFIKSARRRYEFLRTCPDLVIVDEVHTCVADSTATGTGRTQRYELLRELSGDQTRHLILASATPHSGKEEPFRNLLGLLDPELASVDLEQRKGRELLAKHFVQRRRADIRRYLDEDTPFPKDRLSTEVPYTLSAEYHALFDKVLDYARETVRTEDGGLARRVNWWSALALLRALASSPRAAAQTLRTRAAAAAAATPEEADAIGRAVVLDQSDDEVIEAADTTPGAETDREGDISKARKLRGFLAEVSKLEGKPDKKVAALVKSVKELLGLGSDPIVFCRFIDTADYVAEQLSGALGKNVTVRAVTGTLPPDERIARIDELAATPGRHVLVATDCLSEGVNLQENFQAVLHYDLAWNPTRHEQREGRVDRFGQRADTVRTVMLYGRDNQIDGIVLEVLLRKHQAIRKATGVSVPVPDSSDAVVQALMEGLLLRGKDAEQLSLDLGVQEQRDALYGQWESAAEREKIAQTKYAQHGIKPEEVGAELRETRATLGTNAQVAEFVEQALRALRSTVTTADTGFTATLTPLPLGLRDSLPPGRNDPLHFATDLPVRRGDAVLNRTDASVEAVAHYTLESALDPNLPDEQRPARRCAVVRTTAVTTRTTLLVARYRFQLQLPSRTGTRQLVAEDVATLAFEGAPAKADWLASESVEPLLHAKPSGNVPAPQAAQFLARSLDGLPDIATHLAEHGEQLAGRLLDAHRRVRQASAEVVRGLKVTVEPGADVLGVFVFVPPAGGEQ; the protein is encoded by the coding sequence ATGGGATTCGCCCCCGGTAACCTGGTGACTGCGCGCGGCCGGGAATGGGTGGTGCTGCCCGAGAGCACCGACGACTTCCTGGTGCTGCGGCCCATCGGCGGCATCGACGACGACATCGCCGGCGTGCTGCTCAGCGAAGGCGTCAACCCGGCGAGCTTCCCGCCGCCGCAGCCAGACGATCTCGGTGACCACCTCAGCGCGTCGCTGCTGCGCAGCGCGCTGCGGATCGGATTCCGCTCCACCGCCGGACCGTTCCGCAGCTTGGCGTCGATCGCGGTCGAACCCCGCGCCTACCAACTGGTTCCGCTGATGATGGCACTGCGCCAAAACGTGGTTCGGCTGCTGATCGCCGACGACGTCGGGATCGGCAAAACCATCGAAGCCGGGTTGGTCGCCACCGAGCTGCTCAAGGTCGGCGATGCCCGCGGGCTGGCGGTGCTGTGCAGCCCGGCGCTGGCCGAACAGTGGCAAAGCGAACTGCGCGGCAAGTTCGGGCTGGAAGCCGAACTGGTGCTGCCCAGCACGGTGCGGCGCCTGGAACGCGGCCGGATCGGCGCCGAGTCGATCTTCGAGCGCTACCCGATCACCGTGGTCTCCACCGACTTCATCAAAAGCGCCCGCCGCCGCTATGAATTCCTACGCACCTGCCCGGATTTGGTGATCGTCGACGAGGTCCACACCTGCGTTGCCGACTCCACTGCAACCGGCACCGGACGCACCCAGCGCTATGAGCTGCTTCGCGAGCTCTCCGGCGACCAAACCCGACATCTCATCTTGGCCAGCGCCACCCCGCACAGCGGCAAAGAGGAACCGTTCCGTAACCTGCTGGGCCTGCTGGACCCTGAACTCGCCAGCGTCGACCTGGAACAGCGAAAGGGCCGCGAACTGCTGGCCAAACACTTCGTGCAGCGCCGCCGCGCCGACATCCGCCGCTACCTCGATGAGGACACCCCGTTCCCCAAAGATCGGCTCTCCACCGAGGTGCCCTACACGCTCAGCGCCGAATATCACGCGCTGTTCGACAAAGTGCTCGACTACGCGCGAGAAACCGTCCGCACCGAAGACGGCGGGTTGGCACGAAGGGTCAACTGGTGGTCGGCGCTGGCACTGCTGCGCGCGCTGGCATCCTCCCCGCGGGCGGCGGCGCAAACCCTACGCACCCGGGCAGCAGCAGCCGCCGCCGCAACGCCGGAAGAAGCCGATGCGATCGGGCGGGCCGTCGTGCTCGACCAGTCCGATGACGAGGTGATCGAAGCCGCGGACACCACTCCGGGCGCCGAAACTGACCGGGAAGGCGACATATCGAAAGCCCGCAAGCTACGCGGTTTCCTGGCCGAGGTAAGCAAGCTGGAAGGTAAACCCGACAAGAAGGTCGCGGCCCTGGTCAAAAGCGTCAAAGAGCTGCTGGGGCTAGGCAGCGATCCGATCGTGTTCTGCCGCTTCATCGATACCGCCGACTATGTCGCCGAACAGCTTTCCGGTGCGCTCGGCAAGAACGTGACGGTCCGCGCGGTCACCGGCACCCTGCCGCCCGACGAGCGGATCGCCCGCATCGATGAGCTGGCGGCAACCCCGGGCCGACATGTGCTGGTGGCCACCGACTGCCTATCGGAAGGGGTGAACCTACAGGAGAACTTCCAGGCGGTACTGCACTACGACCTGGCCTGGAACCCCACCCGGCACGAACAGCGGGAGGGCCGCGTCGACCGGTTCGGCCAGCGCGCCGATACCGTCCGCACGGTGATGCTCTACGGGCGCGATAACCAGATCGACGGCATCGTGCTGGAGGTGCTGCTACGCAAACACCAGGCGATCCGCAAAGCCACCGGGGTGTCGGTGCCGGTCCCCGACAGCAGCGACGCGGTCGTGCAGGCACTGATGGAAGGGCTGCTGCTGCGCGGCAAGGACGCCGAACAGCTCAGCTTGGACCTCGGCGTCCAAGAACAACGCGACGCCCTCTACGGCCAGTGGGAGTCGGCGGCCGAACGGGAGAAGATCGCCCAAACCAAATACGCCCAACACGGCATCAAACCAGAGGAAGTCGGCGCCGAACTGCGCGAGACTCGAGCAACGCTGGGCACCAACGCGCAAGTCGCCGAATTCGTCGAACAGGCACTGCGCGCCCTGCGCTCCACCGTCACCACCGCCGACACCGGATTCACCGCCACCCTCACGCCGCTGCCCCTGGGCCTGCGGGATTCGTTGCCGCCCGGCCGCAACGACCCGCTGCACTTCGCCACCGACCTGCCGGTGCGCCGCGGCGATGCAGTGCTCAACCGGACCGACGCCTCCGTGGAAGCCGTCGCGCACTACACGCTGGAATCCGCCCTGGACCCCAACCTGCCCGACGAGCAGCGCCCGGCACGCCGCTGCGCGGTAGTGCGAACCACCGCGGTCACCACCCGCACCACCTTGCTGGTGGCGCGCTACCGGTTCCAACTGCAACTGCCCTCCCGTACGGGGACCCGGCAGCTCGTCGCCGAAGATGTTGCAACCCTGGCGTTCGAAGGCGCACCGGCAAAAGCGGACTGGCTAGCCTCGGAATCCGTCGAACCGCTGCTGCACGCCAAGCCGTCCGGAAACGTACCGGCCCCGCAAGCCGCCCAGTTCCTGGCCCGCAGCCTCGACGGCCTGCCCGACATCGCCACCCACCTCGCCGAACACGGTGAGCAGCTGGCGGGCCGACTGCTCGACGCGCACCGCCGGGTGCGGCAGGCCTCCGCTGAGGTGGTGCGCGGGCTGAAGGTGACCGTCGAACCCGGCGCCGATGTGCTAGGTGTCTTCGTCTTCGTGCCACCGGCAGGAGGCGAGCAATGA